A window of the Lactobacillus amylovorus DSM 20531 genome harbors these coding sequences:
- the spxB gene encoding pyruvate oxidase, producing MTKINGSDAMLKVIYDWGIDHIYGFPGGSFDSSMNAIYDFRDKMKFIEVRHEEAGALAASSEYKVTGKLGVCFGSAGPGAAHLFNGLYDAKFDKTPMLAIVANVPTSKQDIDFFQAFDEDKWFLDASVWCASAKTPELIPVLTDEAIRQAYARKGPAVLIIPKDYGWQKIEDNFRVNKDAHPEPNYPAPTKTSVDEAVKLLREAKNPTMYIGLGAKDAGEEVKEFAEKFKTPIMSSYLGKGVVEDKFPAYMGTTGRIGPKAAREVQMATDLVVWVGNNSPFSVLWFPKNAKVIQIDVDPAKFGKRHSTDVSMLADAKKALRAIIDAGEERNESPLYKAAIADRENWDAWEDSFKNSDEMPVRQEPIWDVINKKADDNAVFAIDVGNVNVDSCRLLNLHDDQKWTTSGLHATMGYGAPAALMAATVYPDREVWNLAGDGGFAMMNQELLTMSRYNMHILNVVFTNETLGFIEAEQVDESHQPLSGVKLPDNDWAKVAEGMNVKGVVVRTKKEFEEAVDEFKKMDGPMLIDVKYTHNMPYSTELNSLDDPAFVKKYEAEDLKPFSYFAEKYGLEADAATGASQHEESEPEEDTAPDTVSGASQH from the coding sequence ATGACTAAAATTAATGGTTCTGATGCAATGCTTAAAGTTATTTATGACTGGGGAATTGATCATATCTATGGTTTCCCAGGTGGATCATTCGACTCCAGCATGAATGCTATTTACGACTTCAGAGATAAGATGAAATTTATCGAAGTTCGTCACGAAGAGGCTGGCGCACTTGCTGCTTCATCTGAATACAAAGTTACTGGTAAATTGGGTGTATGTTTTGGCTCAGCTGGTCCTGGTGCTGCCCACTTGTTCAACGGCTTGTACGACGCTAAGTTTGACAAGACTCCAATGCTTGCCATCGTAGCTAATGTTCCAACTAGCAAACAAGACATCGACTTCTTCCAAGCCTTTGATGAAGATAAATGGTTCTTAGACGCTAGCGTTTGGTGCGCTTCAGCTAAGACTCCAGAGCTTATTCCAGTATTGACTGACGAAGCTATCCGTCAAGCCTACGCAAGAAAAGGTCCTGCAGTTTTAATCATTCCTAAGGACTACGGTTGGCAAAAGATTGAGGACAACTTCCGTGTAAACAAGGATGCTCATCCAGAGCCAAACTACCCAGCACCAACTAAGACTTCAGTTGATGAAGCTGTCAAGCTTTTGAGGGAAGCCAAGAACCCAACAATGTACATTGGTTTAGGTGCTAAGGATGCTGGTGAAGAAGTTAAGGAATTCGCTGAAAAGTTCAAGACACCTATTATGTCATCATACTTAGGCAAGGGTGTTGTTGAAGACAAGTTCCCAGCATACATGGGTACTACCGGCCGTATCGGACCTAAGGCAGCTCGAGAAGTTCAAATGGCAACTGACTTAGTTGTTTGGGTCGGCAATAACTCACCATTCTCAGTATTATGGTTCCCTAAGAACGCTAAGGTTATCCAAATTGATGTTGACCCTGCTAAGTTTGGTAAGCGTCACTCAACTGATGTATCAATGCTTGCAGATGCTAAGAAGGCACTTCGCGCTATCATTGATGCTGGTGAAGAAAGAAATGAATCACCACTTTACAAGGCTGCTATTGCAGACCGTGAAAACTGGGATGCATGGGAAGACAGCTTCAAGAACTCAGATGAGATGCCAGTTCGTCAAGAACCAATCTGGGATGTTATTAACAAGAAGGCTGACGACAACGCTGTCTTTGCTATCGATGTAGGTAACGTAAACGTTGACTCTTGTCGTCTTTTGAACTTACACGATGATCAAAAGTGGACAACTTCTGGCCTTCACGCAACTATGGGTTACGGTGCTCCTGCCGCATTGATGGCAGCTACAGTTTACCCAGACCGTGAAGTTTGGAACTTAGCTGGTGATGGTGGCTTTGCCATGATGAACCAAGAACTTTTGACTATGTCACGCTACAACATGCATATCTTGAACGTAGTATTTACTAATGAAACTTTAGGCTTCATCGAAGCTGAACAAGTAGATGAATCTCACCAACCATTATCAGGTGTAAAACTTCCAGACAACGACTGGGCTAAGGTTGCTGAAGGTATGAATGTTAAGGGTGTAGTGGTTCGCACCAAGAAAGAATTCGAAGAAGCAGTTGACGAATTCAAGAAGATGGATGGCCCAATGTTGATTGATGTTAAATACACTCACAACATGCCTTACTCAACTGAGTTGAATTCACTGGATGATCCAGCATTCGTTAAGAAGTATGAAGCAGAAGACTTGAAGCCATTCAGCTACTTTGCTGAAAAGTATGGCTTGGAAGCTGACGCTGCAACAGGTGCATCTCAACATGAAGAATCAGAACCAGAAGAAGATACTGCTCCTGATACAGTTTCCGGTGCTTCACAACACTAA
- a CDS encoding SPJ_0845 family protein produces the protein MGLTFDNPNNLQKMLDRFATVPDPKKTPKHKDPEELLNKDSKDKKKKKDK, from the coding sequence ATGGGATTAACATTTGACAACCCTAACAATTTACAAAAGATGCTTGATCGCTTTGCGACGGTTCCAGATCCAAAGAAGACACCAAAGCACAAGGATCCAGAAGAATTGCTTAATAAAGATTCAAAAGACAAAAAGAAGAAAAAAGATAAGTAA
- the gndA gene encoding NADP-dependent phosphogluconate dehydrogenase — MQQFGVIGLSVMGKNLALNVRNHGFSVSGYSIDKPEIDALAKYEDGKLKPCYTLEDFVNSLEKPRKILIQIMAGAPVDETLQKLLPLLDKGDIVIDGGNSNYHDTNRRYHEMEKHGIHFIGMGVSGGEEGALNGPALMPGGDEEAYKEVAPILEAIAAKNKEGKPCVSYMGPEGAGHYVKMVHNGIEYAIMQEFSEVYSLLRDVAHKSDDEMSEIFDKWNHNVVQAYLSEITSKVLKQKDDLTSDNIIDHILNVASYKGTGNWTLEDGVALGAPVTVIAEAVMARFMSKQTHLALESGIKPTEFKYDGEIPDDLVDEFGKTLQLAQAVAYAQGFQELTMAAKAYNWDLRYKSIAQGWEAGCIIRSAMLKDIEDDYSDKKELTNLFEDGYFRKLMEDNLPALRKSVEFATKAGVPTPTLSAALNYLESIFTPKLPANMIQGQRDYFGAHTYLRNDRKGTFHTEWYEEK, encoded by the coding sequence ATGCAACAATTCGGCGTTATCGGTTTGTCTGTTATGGGCAAAAATCTTGCTTTAAATGTTAGAAATCACGGTTTCTCAGTTTCAGGTTATTCAATTGATAAACCTGAAATCGATGCTTTAGCAAAGTATGAAGATGGCAAACTGAAGCCATGTTATACATTGGAAGATTTTGTTAACTCACTTGAAAAGCCACGTAAAATTTTGATCCAAATTATGGCTGGTGCTCCAGTTGATGAAACTTTACAAAAATTGCTTCCACTTTTGGATAAAGGAGACATCGTTATTGATGGTGGTAACTCAAATTATCACGACACTAACCGCCGTTACCACGAAATGGAAAAGCATGGCATCCACTTCATCGGTATGGGTGTTTCCGGTGGTGAAGAAGGTGCCTTAAATGGTCCTGCTCTTATGCCAGGTGGTGACGAAGAAGCTTACAAAGAAGTTGCTCCTATTCTTGAAGCTATTGCTGCTAAGAACAAGGAAGGCAAGCCTTGTGTAAGTTACATGGGACCTGAAGGTGCAGGTCACTACGTAAAGATGGTTCACAATGGTATTGAATATGCCATCATGCAAGAATTCTCAGAAGTTTACAGCTTGCTTCGTGATGTTGCTCATAAGAGTGATGATGAAATGTCAGAAATCTTTGACAAGTGGAACCACAACGTAGTACAAGCATACTTAAGTGAAATCACTTCAAAGGTTTTGAAGCAAAAAGACGATCTTACTTCAGACAACATTATTGATCACATTTTGAACGTTGCTTCATACAAGGGTACTGGTAACTGGACTCTTGAAGATGGTGTAGCTCTTGGCGCACCTGTAACTGTTATTGCCGAAGCCGTTATGGCACGTTTCATGAGTAAACAAACTCACTTGGCACTTGAAAGCGGCATTAAGCCAACTGAATTTAAGTACGATGGTGAAATTCCTGATGACTTAGTTGATGAATTTGGTAAGACTTTGCAATTAGCTCAAGCTGTCGCATATGCTCAAGGTTTCCAAGAATTAACTATGGCTGCTAAGGCTTACAACTGGGATCTTAGATACAAGTCAATTGCCCAAGGCTGGGAAGCAGGCTGTATCATTCGTTCTGCAATGCTTAAGGATATTGAAGATGATTACTCAGACAAGAAGGAACTTACTAACTTGTTTGAAGATGGCTACTTCAGAAAGTTGATGGAAGACAACCTTCCAGCTTTAAGAAAGTCAGTTGAATTTGCTACCAAGGCTGGCGTTCCAACTCCAACTTTGAGTGCAGCACTCAACTACTTGGAATCAATCTTTACCCCTAAGTTGCCAGCTAACATGATCCAAGGTCAACGTGACTACTTCGGTGCGCACACCTACCTTAGAAATGACCGTAAAGGTACATTCCACACTGAATGGTACGAAGAAAAATAA
- the mnmG gene encoding tRNA uridine-5-carboxymethylaminomethyl(34) synthesis enzyme MnmG, with the protein MIKTYDSNEYDVIVVGAGHAGCEAALASAHMGQKTLLLTIGLDMVAFMPCNPSVGGPAKGTVVREIDALGGQMGKNIDATYIQMRMLNTGKGPAVRALRAQADKWQYHEHMKDTIENTPNLTLRQAIVDEVVVEDGVCKGVITNTGAKYHAKSVVLTTGTAARGKIIIGELTYSSGPNNTTPSIKLSENLEKLGFKLRRFKTGTPPRVNGNTIDYSKTEEEPGDKTPRHFSFETKDADYLQHQISCWMTYTNPTTHEIIRNNLDRAPMFTGVIKGVGPRYCPSIEDKVVRFADKDRHQIFLEPEGETTKEVYVGDFSTSMPEEVQLKMVHSVAGLEHAEMMRPGYAIEYDVVEPWQLKHTLETKNVKHLFTAGQMNGTSGYEEAAGQGLIAGINAALSAQNKPGFTLGRNDAYIGVLIDDLVTKGTNEPYRLLTSRAEYRLILRTDNADLRLTEYGHELGLISDERYKRFEEKKQAIREAKERLHEITVHLTDEVQDFLKSIDQEPMKSGVKADVFLRRPNVKIADIERLTGEKIPGDRYVKEQVEIGIKYAGYIKKEEARIARLKRQEAKKIPADIDYEAIEGLATEARQKFEKIRPETLAQAERISGVNPADLAILSVYIQNGRYSRVKK; encoded by the coding sequence ATGATTAAGACATATGATTCAAATGAATATGATGTAATCGTTGTAGGAGCGGGTCACGCAGGCTGTGAAGCTGCTCTTGCTAGTGCCCACATGGGACAAAAGACATTACTGTTAACTATTGGGCTTGATATGGTAGCTTTCATGCCATGTAACCCATCTGTAGGTGGTCCAGCCAAGGGTACCGTTGTTAGAGAAATTGATGCTTTAGGTGGTCAAATGGGTAAAAACATTGATGCTACCTACATTCAAATGCGGATGCTTAATACTGGTAAGGGTCCTGCAGTGCGTGCACTTCGTGCTCAAGCTGATAAGTGGCAATATCATGAACACATGAAGGATACCATTGAAAATACACCTAACTTGACTTTGCGTCAGGCAATTGTAGATGAAGTTGTCGTTGAAGATGGCGTCTGCAAAGGAGTAATTACCAATACTGGTGCTAAATACCATGCTAAAAGTGTTGTATTGACTACTGGTACTGCTGCCCGCGGTAAAATCATTATTGGTGAACTTACTTATTCGTCAGGACCTAACAACACTACTCCTTCAATTAAGTTGTCTGAGAATTTGGAAAAGCTTGGTTTTAAGCTTCGTCGTTTCAAGACCGGTACGCCTCCACGTGTTAACGGCAATACTATTGATTATTCCAAGACCGAAGAAGAACCTGGCGACAAGACTCCACGTCACTTCTCATTTGAAACCAAGGATGCCGATTATTTACAACACCAAATTTCTTGCTGGATGACTTATACTAACCCAACCACGCATGAGATTATCCGCAACAATCTTGATCGTGCACCTATGTTTACTGGTGTAATTAAGGGTGTAGGACCTCGTTATTGTCCATCTATTGAAGACAAGGTTGTACGTTTTGCTGATAAGGATCGTCACCAAATTTTCCTTGAACCAGAAGGTGAGACTACCAAGGAAGTTTATGTAGGTGACTTTTCAACTTCAATGCCAGAAGAAGTTCAATTAAAGATGGTTCACTCTGTTGCCGGACTTGAACATGCTGAAATGATGCGTCCAGGCTACGCAATTGAATATGACGTAGTTGAACCATGGCAATTGAAGCATACCTTGGAAACTAAGAATGTAAAGCACTTATTTACTGCAGGTCAAATGAACGGTACTTCCGGTTATGAAGAAGCTGCAGGTCAAGGCTTGATCGCCGGTATTAACGCTGCGCTTTCTGCTCAAAACAAGCCTGGCTTTACTTTGGGTAGAAACGATGCTTACATCGGTGTTTTGATTGATGACTTGGTAACTAAGGGCACTAACGAACCATATCGTTTGCTTACTAGCCGTGCAGAATACCGTTTGATTTTACGTACTGATAACGCCGACTTGCGTTTGACTGAATACGGTCATGAATTAGGTCTTATTTCTGATGAGCGTTACAAGAGATTCGAAGAAAAGAAGCAAGCCATTAGGGAAGCTAAAGAAAGATTGCATGAAATTACAGTTCACTTGACTGATGAGGTGCAAGACTTTTTGAAGAGCATTGACCAAGAACCAATGAAGTCTGGGGTTAAGGCAGACGTCTTCTTGCGTCGTCCAAATGTAAAGATTGCTGACATCGAAAGATTAACTGGTGAAAAGATTCCAGGAGACCGTTACGTAAAGGAACAGGTAGAAATTGGCATTAAATATGCTGGTTATATCAAGAAAGAGGAAGCTCGTATCGCTCGTTTGAAGCGCCAAGAAGCTAAGAAGATTCCTGCAGATATTGATTATGAAGCAATTGAAGGCTTGGCAACTGAAGCACGTCAAAAGTTTGAAAAGATTCGTCCAGAGACTTTGGCCCAAGCAGAGCGTATTTCCGGGGTAAACCCAGCTGATTTGGCTATTTTGAGTGTTTACATTCAAAACGGACGCTATTCAAGAGTTAAAAAATAA
- a CDS encoding ClC family H(+)/Cl(-) exchange transporter, giving the protein MKDEGNKTNINLLLQALIVGICTGIVVGLFRFGIETTSAFWLHLFQLAHQNPLWFIAIIVGFIAVAVIAGYFVKQYPHVGGSGIPEVKLQLQGKLTLQWFPILWRKLIGGILVIGTGLFLGPEGPSLQLGSTIGQGVGEGFKQNKLNTRVLLATGASSGLAAAFGAPLSGALFVLEEVFHNFSPLVWMNALAGAIASNFVVSNLFGLHHALAIPYNYSFPINLYWHLIILGVLLGLLGHLYKVGLFSLKKVYAKITFLPRWLHGLIPLALLIPIAYFWPLITGPGNRLILSLPNMITKTGWGLVGLLAFYYVMRIVFSIVAYDSGLPSGIFLPILTMGALIGATYGVFMVQLGLLPQRLVVNLVIFSMAGYFAAIIRAPFTAIILITEMVGSLLHLMPLAVVAFIALLVDELLGGKPIYGLLAAAMDTSSDSKANYTGEADQMVLPVYESSKLVDKKVADIKWPDDTRVRTIRRDGGEIIPTGQTIIRGGDMLVLEFDSSQRGRVYSKMKDLQGVELDG; this is encoded by the coding sequence ATGAAAGACGAGGGAAATAAAACTAATATAAATCTGCTACTCCAAGCGTTGATCGTCGGCATTTGTACTGGAATAGTAGTTGGCCTGTTTAGATTCGGCATTGAAACCACTTCGGCCTTTTGGCTTCATTTGTTCCAACTGGCTCATCAAAATCCGCTTTGGTTCATCGCAATCATTGTGGGCTTTATTGCAGTGGCGGTAATTGCCGGCTACTTTGTTAAACAATATCCGCATGTTGGTGGATCTGGTATTCCAGAAGTAAAATTGCAGTTGCAAGGGAAGTTAACTTTGCAATGGTTCCCAATTTTATGGCGCAAGCTAATTGGCGGCATTTTAGTTATAGGAACAGGTCTATTCTTAGGGCCAGAAGGACCCTCCTTGCAACTAGGTTCAACAATCGGTCAAGGTGTAGGTGAAGGCTTTAAGCAAAACAAGCTTAATACAAGAGTATTGCTGGCTACTGGTGCTTCTAGTGGTTTAGCTGCCGCTTTTGGTGCTCCTCTTAGTGGTGCACTCTTTGTCTTAGAAGAAGTCTTTCATAACTTTTCCCCTCTTGTGTGGATGAACGCTTTAGCCGGTGCGATTGCTTCTAACTTCGTTGTTTCCAACTTATTTGGACTTCATCATGCACTGGCAATTCCATATAATTATTCTTTTCCAATTAATCTTTATTGGCATTTAATTATTTTGGGCGTTTTATTGGGACTATTGGGTCACCTCTACAAGGTGGGCTTATTTAGCCTAAAAAAGGTCTATGCTAAAATAACCTTTTTACCACGTTGGTTACATGGTCTTATTCCTTTAGCACTTTTGATTCCAATCGCTTATTTCTGGCCTTTAATTACTGGTCCAGGTAATCGCTTGATTTTGTCACTTCCTAACATGATTACCAAAACAGGTTGGGGCTTAGTGGGACTTTTGGCCTTTTACTACGTAATGAGAATCGTCTTTTCAATCGTAGCTTATGATTCAGGTTTACCAAGTGGTATCTTCTTACCAATTCTGACGATGGGTGCCTTGATTGGTGCTACTTACGGTGTGTTTATGGTTCAACTTGGATTATTACCACAACGCTTGGTAGTTAACCTGGTCATCTTTTCAATGGCAGGCTATTTTGCTGCAATTATCCGGGCACCATTTACTGCAATTATTTTGATTACCGAAATGGTTGGTTCGTTGCTTCACTTAATGCCATTAGCAGTTGTTGCGTTTATTGCACTTTTGGTTGATGAACTACTTGGTGGCAAGCCAATTTACGGTCTTCTCGCAGCCGCTATGGACACTAGCAGCGATAGCAAGGCTAACTATACTGGCGAGGCCGATCAAATGGTTCTGCCGGTCTATGAGAGCAGTAAATTAGTTGATAAAAAGGTCGCAGATATTAAGTGGCCTGATGATACTAGAGTTAGAACTATTCGCCGTGATGGGGGTGAAATTATCCCAACGGGTCAGACGATTATTCGTGGCGGCGATATGCTTGTTTTGGAGTTTGATTCAAGTCAACGAGGTCGTGTTTATAGTAAAATGAAAGACCTGCAAGGCGTTGAACTTGATGGATAA
- a CDS encoding IS4 family transposase translates to MKALHKNILERLDQIINNTGDHIHDFINNPHAFTRKRTLDAATVLKTTINMQGQNLNSELFRAFGEDATKKNDKVVSTSAYVQRKSQLSPACFKHILTVFNQNLFNIQLFDHHYRLFAIDGSDFNQIWNPKSNNIVQASSHKKKPYCQIHVNALYDLLNNTYQDCIFQPKSEMDERKAAVQMLKALNCGPYIVTMDRGYTSFNMIENCNRLPNCHYIIRTKAGQGGVKEITTLPDQECDREISCLVTTSNYYYITHKASENIHHVQHHYRQYIKYRSKNTQDLSWDFGELCTIKFRACKFRINDAKSGKEEWEVVLTNLDRKNYPLKRIKELYHLRWGIETSFKKLKYSLGSVQFHSKQDKFIEMEIYAHMIMFNAISQIDAQAYIPQKHCKYQYAINFKQSCLIIQSMYLASSLTQDFERILIQISYYTIPIRPGRKDKRNIKPKSAVYYLYRVA, encoded by the coding sequence ATGAAAGCCCTTCATAAGAATATTCTAGAACGTCTTGATCAAATTATCAATAATACTGGGGATCATATTCACGATTTTATTAATAATCCTCATGCTTTTACCAGGAAACGCACTTTAGATGCAGCGACAGTCCTTAAAACTACAATTAACATGCAAGGTCAGAATTTAAACAGTGAACTCTTTAGAGCTTTTGGCGAAGATGCAACTAAAAAGAACGATAAAGTAGTTAGTACTTCTGCCTATGTTCAACGCAAAAGCCAGCTTTCTCCTGCTTGTTTTAAACATATTCTGACTGTTTTTAATCAAAATCTATTTAATATTCAACTTTTTGATCATCACTACCGTTTGTTTGCTATTGATGGCTCTGACTTTAATCAAATCTGGAATCCGAAATCGAATAACATTGTACAAGCTTCTTCTCATAAAAAGAAACCCTATTGTCAAATTCACGTTAATGCCTTATATGATCTATTGAATAATACCTACCAGGATTGTATTTTTCAGCCTAAATCAGAAATGGATGAACGCAAAGCGGCTGTTCAAATGCTTAAAGCTTTGAATTGTGGTCCATATATTGTAACAATGGATCGTGGCTACACTAGTTTCAATATGATTGAAAACTGCAATCGCCTGCCTAACTGTCATTACATAATACGAACTAAGGCTGGACAAGGCGGAGTTAAAGAAATAACGACATTGCCTGATCAAGAATGTGATCGTGAGATTTCCTGCCTGGTAACTACTTCTAACTATTACTACATCACGCATAAAGCCAGTGAGAATATTCACCATGTCCAGCATCATTATCGCCAATATATTAAGTATCGCTCTAAAAATACCCAGGATCTAAGCTGGGATTTTGGCGAGTTATGCACAATAAAATTTCGAGCCTGCAAATTTAGAATTAATGATGCCAAATCAGGCAAAGAAGAATGGGAAGTTGTGCTAACCAATCTTGATCGAAAAAATTATCCGCTAAAAAGAATTAAAGAGCTTTATCATCTGCGTTGGGGTATTGAGACCTCCTTCAAGAAATTGAAGTATTCTTTAGGCAGCGTACAGTTCCATTCCAAACAAGATAAATTTATTGAAATGGAAATTTATGCCCATATGATTATGTTTAATGCAATCAGTCAAATTGATGCACAGGCCTATATTCCGCAAAAGCATTGCAAGTATCAATATGCCATCAATTTCAAGCAATCATGCTTGATTATTCAGAGCATGTATTTGGCTTCTTCTTTAACGCAAGATTTTGAACGGATCCTTATTCAGATCAGCTATTATACCATTCCAATTAGACCAGGCCGCAAGGACAAGAGAAATATTAAGCCCAAATCAGCTGTATATTATTTATATCGCGTAGCTTAA
- a CDS encoding YidC/Oxa1 family membrane protein insertase, whose protein sequence is MKLRKIRLKDILTKRNVKRLLAVLAVITLAVVLTGCASQGANGQVAPVSHTSGNWWDRWIVYYMSAFILWLAKLMGNSYGWAIIVFTVIVRVILLPLNAISIRSTTKMQSIQPQINELRKKYPGRDTESRSLLQQETNKLYKEAGVNPYAGCLPLIIQLPVMYALYGAILRTPQLQTGRFLWMDLSKPDPYFIMPILAMAFTFLSTYISQLSTPASSQNGMTKIMTYGMSIMVGVMALQFQSAITLYWVISNLFQAVQTFILQNPLKYKREQEAKAEAERERKRKLRRTYKRLGRKQK, encoded by the coding sequence CTGTAATCACCTTGGCTGTTGTTTTGACAGGGTGTGCAAGTCAGGGTGCAAACGGTCAAGTGGCACCAGTATCACACACAAGTGGTAACTGGTGGGACCGCTGGATTGTTTATTACATGTCAGCTTTCATTTTGTGGCTAGCTAAGTTAATGGGCAATAGCTATGGTTGGGCAATCATTGTCTTCACTGTTATTGTTCGTGTCATCTTGTTGCCTTTGAATGCTATTTCAATTCGAAGCACAACTAAGATGCAAAGCATCCAACCACAAATCAATGAGCTGCGTAAGAAGTATCCAGGACGTGACACTGAATCAAGATCGTTATTACAACAAGAAACTAACAAACTGTATAAGGAAGCAGGAGTAAATCCATATGCTGGATGCTTGCCTCTGATCATTCAGTTGCCAGTTATGTATGCTTTGTATGGTGCGATTTTACGTACACCACAATTGCAAACTGGACGCTTTTTATGGATGGATTTGAGTAAACCAGACCCATATTTCATTATGCCTATCTTGGCAATGGCGTTTACTTTCTTGTCTACATATATTAGTCAATTATCAACACCTGCGTCATCTCAAAACGGAATGACCAAGATAATGACCTACGGAATGTCCATTATGGTTGGTGTAATGGCCTTGCAATTCCAATCAGCCATCACACTTTACTGGGTAATTTCTAACTTATTCCAGGCAGTTCAAACCTTTATTTTGCAAAACCCTCTTAAATACAAGAGAGAACAAGAAGCAAAGGCTGAGGCAGAACGCGAACGTAAACGTAAGCTAAGAAGAACCTACAAGCGTTTAGGACGCAAACAAAAATAA
- the mnmE gene encoding tRNA uridine-5-carboxymethylaminomethyl(34) synthesis GTPase MnmE yields MAQTLTEFDTIAAISTPIGEGGISIVRMSGEDAVKIANEVFKGANLAKVPTHTIHYGHIIDPDTGETIDEAMVTVLRAPKTFTREDIVEINCHGGIVVTNRILQLLLSHGARMADPGEFTKRAFVNGRIDLTQAESVMDIVRAKTDKARKVAEKQLEGGLLHKIRAMRQEILDTLANVEVNIDYPEYDADTVTAKQMADTANSVIKKIDRLLSTAQEGKILRNGLATAIVGQPNVGKSSLLNYLTQSDKAIVTDVAGTTRDTLEEYVSVKGVPLELIDTAGIHHTDDKVEKIGVERSKKALERADLVLLLIDASQELTDEDKALIDETKDKKRIIILNKSDLGQKLTVDQMKQMTGSEVISTSILKEKNLDQLEEVISKLFFSGIENSNDQVMVTNQRQTSLLQKAKKELQDVVQAVNDGVPVDIAQIDFTGAWDTLGEITGESAPDELITTLFSQFCLGK; encoded by the coding sequence ATGGCTCAAACTTTAACAGAATTTGATACAATTGCAGCGATTTCTACCCCTATTGGTGAAGGTGGAATTTCCATAGTACGAATGTCCGGTGAAGATGCAGTTAAAATTGCTAATGAGGTTTTTAAAGGTGCTAATTTAGCTAAAGTTCCAACTCATACGATCCACTACGGTCATATTATTGACCCTGATACTGGTGAAACTATTGATGAAGCAATGGTTACTGTGTTGCGTGCGCCTAAGACTTTTACCCGTGAAGATATCGTTGAAATCAATTGTCACGGTGGTATCGTTGTTACTAACCGTATTTTGCAGCTTCTTTTAAGCCACGGTGCTCGAATGGCAGACCCTGGCGAATTCACCAAGCGTGCCTTTGTAAATGGACGAATCGATTTGACCCAGGCCGAAAGTGTGATGGATATCGTTCGTGCTAAGACTGACAAGGCACGAAAAGTTGCGGAAAAACAACTTGAAGGTGGACTTTTGCACAAGATACGTGCAATGCGTCAAGAAATTTTAGATACGCTTGCCAATGTGGAAGTTAATATTGACTACCCAGAGTATGATGCCGATACTGTAACTGCTAAGCAAATGGCTGACACAGCTAACTCAGTAATTAAGAAAATCGATCGCCTTTTGAGTACTGCCCAAGAAGGTAAAATCTTGCGTAATGGCCTTGCAACGGCGATTGTAGGGCAGCCAAATGTTGGTAAATCTTCATTGTTGAACTACTTAACTCAAAGTGATAAAGCCATTGTAACGGATGTAGCTGGTACTACTCGTGACACTCTTGAAGAATACGTATCTGTAAAAGGTGTACCTCTAGAATTAATTGATACTGCGGGTATTCACCATACTGATGATAAAGTGGAAAAAATTGGTGTGGAAAGATCTAAAAAAGCTCTTGAACGAGCAGATCTTGTTCTCTTGTTAATCGATGCTAGTCAAGAATTAACAGATGAAGATAAAGCACTTATTGACGAAACTAAAGACAAGAAGCGGATTATCATTTTAAACAAATCTGATCTGGGTCAAAAGCTGACAGTTGATCAGATGAAGCAAATGACTGGCAGCGAAGTTATTTCAACTTCAATTTTGAAGGAAAAGAATCTAGATCAGCTTGAAGAAGTGATCAGCAAGTTATTCTTCTCAGGGATTGAAAACTCAAATGATCAGGTTATGGTTACCAACCAACGACAAACTTCACTTTTGCAAAAGGCGAAAAAGGAATTGCAGGATGTTGTGCAAGCTGTGAATGACGGCGTGCCTGTGGATATTGCACAGATTGATTTCACTGGTGCGTGGGATACACTAGGTGAGATTACAGGGGAAAGTGCACCGGATGAATTGATCACAACTTTGTTCAGTCAATTCTGTTTAGGAAAGTAG